The genomic window CATCATAGTTTTCTACATCTACATCACTAATTATTTTATCACATTCTACATTTATATTATGTGCTCCTTTTACATATATTTCTCTTAAAGAACACATATCACATTGAATATTTGCCCTTCTCAAAACATCCACTACTGTAAGAGCTTCTATTTCTTCAAATCCATCTGCTAAAAATATTATAACTCGTTTCATAAATATCACTCCTTTATTTTTTTATTTTACATTCATTCTGCACATACTCCAAATTATAACATATTATTATGTTGAGTTATTGAATATTTTTTAAAATAAATACAAAATTATTTAACAATCTAAATATAATAAAAAAAGCAGTAAAAGGAATTCCAATAATTTATATTGAAATTTCTTTTACTGTCTTTATATAATGTAAACCTATACATAAGATAGAAATAATAAATTTTAATAAATTACTGGCAAATCCCAAAGATTAGTATTAATCTCACTAACTGATAAGTTCTTAAGGAAGTCCTTCTTTTCTTCTAACATATTTGAGCTAATACCTGCTATAGCTCCTTCTCTTGCAAGTTCAATAATTTCATACTTAGATACATTTCTTCCATCTTCTAATCTGTAACTTACTGTTTCTCCATTTTGATTCCTTTTAATACCTGTTATAACATGTTGAAATTCCAAGTTTCCAAACATCATATTAACACCCCCACTTTCATTATATGAAATTTTTGTTAAAATTTCAACTGTATACCATTAATCAATTATTAATAGTTCATCTTTTTTATAATACTTTGACAATTTCACACTAATACCATTGAGGAAATTACAGTTATTATAATTCCTATTAATAGAGGTATAATATTTCTCCTTGCAAGTTCAAATGGTTGAACGTCGCATACTGCTGCAATAGGAACAACACTCCATGGTATAATTGTTCCTCCTCCAATCCATATTGTTATTATCTGCCCCAAGGACGCTATTTTATACTTATTAATCCCTATTGCTTTATTAAACACTTGTGCTAATGTACCAACCAACGGTAGCCCAGCAAATCCTGATCCTCCCACTCCTAATAATGCACTTATTCCTGTTTGCATTATTATTGCAGATATTTTATTTAAAGGAACTTTATTGGAAACATAAATCCCTATATCCGTTAAAAAGCCATTAACTTCTGCTTCAAATATTGTACTTGCGGTTTCCTTGCTTCCGAGGAAGAAAAACGCACTTATAATAATTATTGGCGCAAATACTTTTATTCCAAATATAAATCCTTCTACTATATACTTTC from Clostridium sp. MB40-C1 includes these protein-coding regions:
- a CDS encoding DUF3892 domain-containing protein gives rise to the protein MMFGNLEFQHVITGIKRNQNGETVSYRLEDGRNVSKYEIIELAREGAIAGISSNMLEEKKDFLKNLSVSEINTNLWDLPVIY